A genome region from Hevea brasiliensis isolate MT/VB/25A 57/8 chromosome 9, ASM3005281v1, whole genome shotgun sequence includes the following:
- the LOC110638608 gene encoding exosome complex component RRP45A isoform X1 has protein sequence MDARLTNAWRMTVNEKKFIETALASDMRVDGRNPLEYRKITIKFGREDGSSEVQLGQTHVMGFVTSQLVQPYRDRPNEGSLSIFTEFSPMADPSFEPGRPGESAVELGRIIDRGLRESRAVDKESLCVLAGKLVWAIRIDLHILDNGGNLVDAANIAALAALLTFQRPECTLGGEDGQQVIVHPPEVKEPLPLIVHHLPIAVTFAFFNSEHTMLIDPTHNEEAVMGGRMTVTVNANGDICAIQKAGGEGVTQSDIMRCLRLASRNAESITKKIKDAVEAYSTERALRKIKRHSTSVAVNVSLSGGDVREHENKSFMHRGNSELSRDQTERLKLVSEESCTSQSNDIDGGLRSSEQGGTSCREGNATNFLGGRSRWDPYSKGVDSDSLKASLASCGISTPNKHKGAEQKSTQFEEDKIPDDTEPATSVADAGPQMSGEKTLKDTVKPKNKRRKKTSSSMNAS, from the exons ATGGATGCGAGATTGACGAATGCATGGCGAATGACTGTGAACGAGAAGAAATTCATTGAGACTGCTTTGGCTTCGGACATGAGAGTCGACGGTCGTAATCCCCTTGAGTATCGTAAAATAACAATCAAGTTTGGCAG AGAAGATGGGTCATCAGAGGTGCAGCTAGGCCAGACTCATGTAATGGGTTTTGTGACAAGTCAACTAGTTCAACCTTATCGAGACCGACCAAATGAAGGGTCACTTTCGATTTTTACGGAGTTCTCGCCCATGGCTGATCCTTCATTTGAGCCAGGCCGTCCTGGAGAATCTGCAGTGGAGTTGGGCCGAATAATCGACCGAGGTCTAAG GGAAAGCAGGGCAGTGGATAAAGAATCACTTTGTGTTCTTGCTGGGAAGTTAGTATGGGCCATTCGAATTGACCTTCACATCTTAGACAATGGGGG GAATCTTGTTGATGCTGCCAATATTGCTGCTTTAGCTGCTCTCTTGACATTTCAGAGGCCAGAATGTACATTAGGAGGAGAAGACGGTCAGCAAGTGATAGTACATCCACCTGAG GTGAAAGAACCACTTCCATTGATAGTGCATCATCTTCCTATAGCTGTAACTTTTGCATTTTTCAACAGTGAGCACACCATG TTGATAGATCCAACCCATAATGAGGAGGCTGTTATGGGGGGAAGAATGACTGTTACAGTGAACGCAAATGGTGATATTTGTGCTATTCAGAAAGCTGGAGGAGAGGGTGTGACACAGAGTGATATAATGCGTTGTTTGCGACTTGCGTCTAGGAATGCTGAGTCCATAACAAAGAAGATAAAAGATGCA GTTGAGGCATACAGCACAGAGAGAGCATTACGCAAGATCAAGCGCCATTCTACTTCTGTTGCTGTCAATGTTAGCTTATCTGGTGGTGATGTTAGGGAGCATGAAAACAAATCTTTCATGCACAGGGGCAATAGTGAATTGTCAAGAGACCAGACGGAGAGATTGAAGCTAGTATCTGAGGAAAGCTGCACAAGCCAAAGTAATGACATAGATGGTGGTCTGAGGTCATCTGAACAAGGCGGAACTAGTTGCCGAGAGGGCAATGCTACAAATTTCCTTGGGGGGCGTTCTAGATG GGATCCTTATTCGAAGGGTGTTGATTCAGATTCCCTGAAAGCTTCTCTAGCTTCATGTG GAATATCAACACCCAATAAACATAAAGGAGCTGAGCAAAAGAGCACTCAATTTGAGGAAGATAAAATACCTGATGATACTGAACCAGCTACTTCAGTTGCTGATGCTGGGCCTCAAATGAGTGGAGAGAAGACTTTGAAAGATACTGTAAAGCCTAAGAACAAGAGAAGGAAAAAGACATCCTCCAGCATGAATGCAAGTTAG
- the LOC110638608 gene encoding exosome complex component RRP45A isoform X2, whose translation MDARLTNAWRMTVNEKKFIETALASDMRVDGRNPLEYRKITIKFGREDGSSEVQLGQTHVMGFVTSQLVQPYRDRPNEGSLSIFTEFSPMADPSFEPGRPGESAVELGRIIDRGLRESRAVDKESLCVLAGKLVWAIRIDLHILDNGGNLVDAANIAALAALLTFQRPECTLGGEDGQQVIVHPPEVKEPLPLIVHHLPIAVTFAFFNSEHTMLIDPTHNEEAVMGGRMTVTVNANGDICAIQKAGGEGVTQSDIMRCLRLASRNAESITKKIKDAVEAYSTERALRKIKRHSTSVAVNVSLSGGDVREHENKSFMHRGNSELSRDQTERLKLVSEESCTSQSNDIDGGLRSSEQGGTSCREGNATNFLGGRSRWNINTQ comes from the exons ATGGATGCGAGATTGACGAATGCATGGCGAATGACTGTGAACGAGAAGAAATTCATTGAGACTGCTTTGGCTTCGGACATGAGAGTCGACGGTCGTAATCCCCTTGAGTATCGTAAAATAACAATCAAGTTTGGCAG AGAAGATGGGTCATCAGAGGTGCAGCTAGGCCAGACTCATGTAATGGGTTTTGTGACAAGTCAACTAGTTCAACCTTATCGAGACCGACCAAATGAAGGGTCACTTTCGATTTTTACGGAGTTCTCGCCCATGGCTGATCCTTCATTTGAGCCAGGCCGTCCTGGAGAATCTGCAGTGGAGTTGGGCCGAATAATCGACCGAGGTCTAAG GGAAAGCAGGGCAGTGGATAAAGAATCACTTTGTGTTCTTGCTGGGAAGTTAGTATGGGCCATTCGAATTGACCTTCACATCTTAGACAATGGGGG GAATCTTGTTGATGCTGCCAATATTGCTGCTTTAGCTGCTCTCTTGACATTTCAGAGGCCAGAATGTACATTAGGAGGAGAAGACGGTCAGCAAGTGATAGTACATCCACCTGAG GTGAAAGAACCACTTCCATTGATAGTGCATCATCTTCCTATAGCTGTAACTTTTGCATTTTTCAACAGTGAGCACACCATG TTGATAGATCCAACCCATAATGAGGAGGCTGTTATGGGGGGAAGAATGACTGTTACAGTGAACGCAAATGGTGATATTTGTGCTATTCAGAAAGCTGGAGGAGAGGGTGTGACACAGAGTGATATAATGCGTTGTTTGCGACTTGCGTCTAGGAATGCTGAGTCCATAACAAAGAAGATAAAAGATGCA GTTGAGGCATACAGCACAGAGAGAGCATTACGCAAGATCAAGCGCCATTCTACTTCTGTTGCTGTCAATGTTAGCTTATCTGGTGGTGATGTTAGGGAGCATGAAAACAAATCTTTCATGCACAGGGGCAATAGTGAATTGTCAAGAGACCAGACGGAGAGATTGAAGCTAGTATCTGAGGAAAGCTGCACAAGCCAAAGTAATGACATAGATGGTGGTCTGAGGTCATCTGAACAAGGCGGAACTAGTTGCCGAGAGGGCAATGCTACAAATTTCCTTGGGGGGCGTTCTAGATG GAATATCAACACCCAATAA